Genomic segment of Parachlamydia sp. AcF125:
TAGGGCCCTAGCAGCAAAATGCTTAGGCCAAGGATCGCTTCCTTTGAAAGCTCGGATGAGAGCTGCTAGCCCTTCTTTCGAAATCTCACCTCCTTGCCATGCCACTTCTTCTAAAACATGAATAGCAATCTTTTTAGCTTCAGGATCTTTAGAAACCTTATATTCCTCCACACTCAATCCCACTATTTCTGAGGCTAAGCTTAATCCTGTTTGCACAATACTTAGTAAGATTCTTAGCATACTTTTCTTTGTCTTAGGATTGGATAACAACTCTTCGACGGTACGCACTATTTGGGGATGTTTAAAAATGTTTTTATTACTAAGCAATCGTTCAAAGCCTAAGCCTCGTAAATGGAGATAGTTCATATAGTCTTTTACAAGCCCAATAAAGCCCTCGTACTGCTTCACTACCCTAGGATCCTGACACTCTTCAAAGCACTCGGCAATTAAAGTAAGTTCGCTACTGACAGCTAAGTCGTGCGGTGCAGCAAAAAGGTCATCAAAAAAAGATTGGAGCGCATCCGCATAACGCCGATTACTTGAATTAGTTAGAGAAAGGCTGCCGGCAATCATGCGCAAAACAAGAGCGTAACGGGGTTCAAACTTGTAATTTTGCATAAATGTTTGGCACGCTTGTCTTTCTCCCTTGAGGTATTGATTGGCAACTTTTGAAGCGGTTAAAAACTCTTGGAAGGTTAAGTGGATAAAATACCCTTTTTCTTCAGCTTCAGGGAGGCGCATCAGTCCACAATCTGTAAGCTCATTGGAGGAGATCTTGTTACCCCTAAAGTCATCAATTTCTTGCTTACTTAGATAAAGGGTATTGTTTTTCATGGCAAAATCGGCCATTTCTTCAAAAGCTGTGGCAATTTTAGCGACTTCTTTATTTTGGCGCAGATTTTTCTCCGCCAAAATTTGCTCTTTAGTTTGCCTGGAGTGCCCTTGGTCAATTCTCCTTAAAAGAAACCATCGATACATCCAGTTTACTACGCGGGCATAAATCGCGCTCATCGTAACGGATTGCTTAGTATCAAAGAGCTGTGAATCTTCATTAAAGAGGCAGCAAAGAAGGGTTAAATTAATCGGAATTTGGGCCAGACTTAAAACCTGGGGAGAGGCGTTTAATAGATGGTAGAGTTTTTCTTTTTTCTCTTCGGCTTGCTGGTGTTTAAAAAATCTGTCGATATAACGATTGACGCCTTCTTTATCAAAGCCTAAAATTTCTAGCTCACACGAGCGTTCAAAAGAGCAGCTTCCAGGCCTGGAGGTGATCAGAATATGGGGAAATAGCTCTTTTAGCTGCTTAAAAGCAGTAGCCAAGCTTGTATTTGCTTGGGCTTCTGCTGAGAGCTCATCATACCCGTCTAAAATAAGCAGGGAATTTTGTAGAAAAGCGGCATCGTTTATGCAAGCTTCAATAATCTTAGGTTCAATTTTGCCAGCATATTCTTTTGCAATGAGGTCAGCTGGAGTATACTCTTTATCGGCGGGGTATTTTTTCAAATTCAAATTTCTTAAAGGAATCCAAAAAAGGCAGGTAAACATGCCTGTCCAAAGCTTCCCTTTTGCCCAATGATAGCTAATATATTGGCAGAGGGTGCTCTTCCCAATTCCAGCTGCGCCTTGGATGAAAACTCTTTTACGAGATTTTTTTTCCAAGCTTGTATGTTTGAAAAGCTCTTCAATTTCAATCTTTTGTTTGGGCTCGAGAATAGTTTCGTAAGTCGGAATGCGAGCATCTTGTAAGTACTCGGAATGTTTATCCGAGGCCTGGGCGAGTGTGTTTCTTTCCTTGCGCTCAATCAGGCCCAAACGCACGTAGGTTTCTTCTAAAGGAACCTTAAATTCCCACTCTTGCTGCGCTTTAATTCTGAAAATAGAAAGGCTGTCTTGAGAAAGATAATGGATTTGAAGAAAGCTAATCAGCAGTTGGAAACTTAAGTTTGCCTGAACTAAACTTTGTATAATGGCTGTCTTTTCAAATACAAGCGCTAAGGCCGTTTTTTTCTTGTAATTTAAAATATTTAGATTGGCCCCTTTTTTTACTAAGGCGGCAATAATTTCGGCATAGTCCTCTGCGGCTTGATTAGAAGGTCTCCCCTCTCCCATGGCAGCTAAATGCAAGGGGGTATTTCCCTCTTTGTCTTGCAAGTCCAGAACACTTTGGCCTGCAATTTGATCTAGCAAGTATTCCACTTTCTTCGCATTGCCTGCCAATACGGCTAAATGCAAAGGTGTCTGACCATCCCTATTTTTAGTTTCTATAAGGATAGGCTCGCTTCGCAATAAAAGATGCACAATATCGACGCCACCTTTTTGGGACCGGCAAGCATGATGCAGAGCATTATTTTGACAGCTATCGAGCTTTTTAAAATCCGCTCCCTGTTCAAGCAGAAAGTGTACGATAGACATAGATCCTGCTCTAATAGCTACTTGTAAAGGCGTTTCTTTAACTGTCTTTCCTGCTAAGACGTTAAGATGGGAGCGGATATTTGGTCTTTCGGCAAAGAGATAGGTAAAAATACTTTTACTTTCATATGCGGCAAAATAATGCAGTAAGTTTTGCCCATCTACTAACCTCTCCTCTAGCTTGTCTAAATATGCTTCGAAAGCTTGCCGTTCGTACTTATATTCTTGTATGTTAAGGGTATGATATAATTCATAAGCTGTGGCTAGATAAAAAACGCCTGGTAGAGAAGCTTTTTCTTTTGCTTCTCCTAAAAATTTGTGCCCTTGCGCAATTAAGTCTTTTATGCAGCAGGGGCACTTCAGTTCCAGCAAATCTTCTAACCGTTTGTGCAGCTCTGCTTCAGGCAATTTGGAAGATGGCGCTGCATGGTAGTGAATAACAGGGTTAGATTGTATAGACAGGCTAGCTTCCTGGCCTAAATGGATTTCCCTAGCGCTAGCCCGGACATTAATAAGCCCAGTCTTAGCTCGCAAAGCGGGATAAAGAGCGCTATACGAATCTGTAAGGCTGTGTTTATAGCAATTAGGCTCATTAAAAGACCACTGTTCGAATGAGCTATTTACTTGGTATTGTTTCCCATAGGCCTCTGCAGCTAATTGCCGAGCGGTCTCTTCTGCATACCCTGCCGCAACGGTGGATTTAGAATAGGCTTGCTGAACAGAGTTGCTTACCCTAGCTTCTCTTTTACCCATTACCAAGCTTTCTGCATGTTTACCTAGCCAACGGCCTTTATCTACAGCAGAACCCTTAGGAGTAAATTTGGGAGAGTGCTGATTTGGAGTAGAAAGAGAAACCGATTGAGCAATCGCAAGCGTGGCATCTCTCTGGTTATATTTGCTCTTAGCAAAATCATAGGTTGCTACAATAATATTTCCTATCACAGGGATTAGCAGCACACCACAACGGGCAAAGCTCTTTTGCTGTATATAGGTATAATAATGGCTTTTTGAAATATTTGCTTTTTGCTTCGATGGAAGCACCGCGCATTTTTGAAATAAATCAACCAAATTAGTGATTGTGCTTATCCCTGGGATATAGTCTGATACTTGGTCTACTTTTAATAAAAAGCTAGCATTTATATGCATTTAATTATATTACCTTAATTATTAAAAGAATAATTATATTAAAATTATATATTAATACCAATCAAAATATTTAATAGTAATGGTCGTAAAAGCAACGAGTGTAAACGACCTATCTCTGTGGTGCTCTACGCCTAAGCAAGACCTTCTAGATGGACAGGCAACAATTAATCATAAAAAAGCTTTCGATTAATGAGTGAACATCAGCTTGTGCTGCTAAAACCACAAAATTGTGTGCATACAGGTAAGATAAGAATGCCTTTTAATAACATCAATTAGTGTTCTGTGGAATGGTTAAACGGCAATGAGAGCTGTTACGCTGCCTGAAAAACTGTAGGATTGCAAGAATGCTTGGCTTAAATGCCAAAATGAGCCCAGTTTATATTCCTGAAAGTAAGGGGGGCGTCCTCGCATCCTCAAATGCTTTTCTTTTTTCGTTAAAGGAAAAGGGGTGCTCACTAGCAATTCAACTTCTTGTTTCCAATCCATGGATGGCCGCTTTCTATAAAAAGAAACAAGCTTAAGTCATAATTTGATGCATACGGAAAATTGACAAGCTCTCCATCAATATAATTTTTTTGTGAGCAATTGAGAAGACCTTATCTTTTACCTCAATGCTCTAAGAGCACGACAAAAGCAGTCCCTTTTGGCATTAAGTTCGCTCTGTAGGTCTCTGAAAACCTTCTAGTGGGCTGAGGCTATCTAGCTGTTTCCTCCATTCGGCAAGCTTCAATGGTAGCTTTTCTATTGCTTGCTCGTAACTGAATTTTAATTGGTCATTGGAGATGCAAGTGGTTCTTTTATCAGAGATTTGAATTTTTTGGCCTTTAACTGAAAAAGCATTCCCAGTAAAAAAACAAATTTCAGCAGTTAAAGCAAATGCTTTACTGCTCATTTTTAATAATGCATTTTTGTTAACATTTTTTAGCGCTTCTGCAGCAGAATCTTTAGCCCAAGCATCAGCTTCTTTGATAACTTGGATGAGAGCAGCTAACGCTTCTTCCGAAAGCTTATCTCCTTGTTTTGCTATTTCTACCAAGGCACTAGCAGCATACTTTTTATCCGAGATACAGTCATCTTTAAAATCTTGAATAAGAGCGACTACGGCTTCTTCCGAAAGCTTACATCCTTGTTTCGCTATTTCTACCAAGGCACTAGCAGTATACTCTT
This window contains:
- a CDS encoding HEAT repeat domain-containing protein — encoded protein: MHINASFLLKVDQVSDYIPGISTITNLVDLFQKCAVLPSKQKANISKSHYYTYIQQKSFARCGVLLIPVIGNIIVATYDFAKSKYNQRDATLAIAQSVSLSTPNQHSPKFTPKGSAVDKGRWLGKHAESLVMGKREARVSNSVQQAYSKSTVAAGYAEETARQLAAEAYGKQYQVNSSFEQWSFNEPNCYKHSLTDSYSALYPALRAKTGLINVRASAREIHLGQEASLSIQSNPVIHYHAAPSSKLPEAELHKRLEDLLELKCPCCIKDLIAQGHKFLGEAKEKASLPGVFYLATAYELYHTLNIQEYKYERQAFEAYLDKLEERLVDGQNLLHYFAAYESKSIFTYLFAERPNIRSHLNVLAGKTVKETPLQVAIRAGSMSIVHFLLEQGADFKKLDSCQNNALHHACRSQKGGVDIVHLLLRSEPILIETKNRDGQTPLHLAVLAGNAKKVEYLLDQIAGQSVLDLQDKEGNTPLHLAAMGEGRPSNQAAEDYAEIIAALVKKGANLNILNYKKKTALALVFEKTAIIQSLVQANLSFQLLISFLQIHYLSQDSLSIFRIKAQQEWEFKVPLEETYVRLGLIERKERNTLAQASDKHSEYLQDARIPTYETILEPKQKIEIEELFKHTSLEKKSRKRVFIQGAAGIGKSTLCQYISYHWAKGKLWTGMFTCLFWIPLRNLNLKKYPADKEYTPADLIAKEYAGKIEPKIIEACINDAAFLQNSLLILDGYDELSAEAQANTSLATAFKQLKELFPHILITSRPGSCSFERSCELEILGFDKEGVNRYIDRFFKHQQAEEKKEKLYHLLNASPQVLSLAQIPINLTLLCCLFNEDSQLFDTKQSVTMSAIYARVVNWMYRWFLLRRIDQGHSRQTKEQILAEKNLRQNKEVAKIATAFEEMADFAMKNNTLYLSKQEIDDFRGNKISSNELTDCGLMRLPEAEEKGYFIHLTFQEFLTASKVANQYLKGERQACQTFMQNYKFEPRYALVLRMIAGSLSLTNSSNRRYADALQSFFDDLFAAPHDLAVSSELTLIAECFEECQDPRVVKQYEGFIGLVKDYMNYLHLRGLGFERLLSNKNIFKHPQIVRTVEELLSNPKTKKSMLRILLSIVQTGLSLASEIVGLSVEEYKVSKDPEAKKIAIHVLEEVAWQGGEISKEGLAALIRAFKGSDPWPKHFAARALGVMAEKSGELPEEALATLIQAIKEGDPWLKCSAANALRVMAEKRGELPEEALAALIQAIKEGDPRLKRSAASALGVMAEKRGELPEEALAALIQVTKEGDLWSKLSAASSLEEMIIRGGEFSKKPLTALIQVLKEGNRDTKDCAARALRTRIKLGDGLPKEVLAILIQALKEADRKTKGYIARVLGAIIEEGGELPEEALVTLIQAFKEGGSMTKLYTTPALGAMAIQRDRLPEEALATLIQAFKEGDTRTKSYVASALEKITKKRKGLPEEVLAILIQALKEADRETKGCAANALGVIIEQGYEPSKEALAILIQAFKEGDSMTKLCAASALGAIAIQRDGFPEEALATLIQAFKEGDTETKSYVASALEKITKKRKGLPGEVLAALIQAFKEGDTGTKGCIASTLREIVEKGGGVPKEALAALIQALREGDRETKHWAAITLREIVEQGGELLEEALATLIQAFREGDSSTKYHVAGTLGAMAIQRDGLPEEALAALIQAIKEGDTWNKGSAAEALKKINKNALLKMSSKAFALTAEVCFFTENAFSVKGQKVQISDKRTTYISNNQIELSYEQATENLPLELAEWRKQLDSLSSTKNFQRPTN